Within the Zea mays cultivar B73 chromosome 10, Zm-B73-REFERENCE-NAM-5.0, whole genome shotgun sequence genome, the region ACGAGATCTGCATCCGGGTGGAAAGCCTCAGCGGAGAGAAGGCAACCCACCGAGGTTGGAGAGCTGCGCGGTGCGGCCCTGGAGCTTGAACTGGTCGCGGGAGAAGGACTTGAGCCAGTACTTGAGCGTGTACTCCAGCGCCCGCGCTATGATGGACTCCATCCTCCCCCGCCTGCCCGGACGGTTCCCCTGGAGCGGCGCGGCGGTGGGACGGGTCGCCCGGTGTCGGCGGTGGCGGGTGGCCGGATCGGAGGCGGGATGGAGAAAGCGGAGGGGGGCACTGGGGAGGGAGGTGGAAGGGGACAGGGGTGGAACTGCGAGGATGTGAGAAGAGACGGTGGGCCCTTTTAGGTCTGAGACTGAGACttcaggggtgtttggtttctagggactaatgtttagtcccttcatttttttccattttagtatataaattgacaaatatagaaactaaaataaaattttagtttctatatttgataattttgtaactaaagtggaataaaatgtagggactaaaaattagtccctaaaaaccaaacacccctttccTTTTGGTTTAAGGTTTATTTTTACTTTCTTGATTTTACTATTATTAGGAAACCATTTATATCTCCTTTCTGCTGTAGGAGGACTGCACGGGAACTGTGGTGTGAATTGTAAGGGTCTTGTTTCAAATCTCTAAATTAGTTAAGAGATTTAAAACAGGTCAACTAATTGTTAGCCTCTGAAATAGCTATTATTCTCTCTATCCTAAAATATTTGTCGCTATAATATTCATGGTGAGGAAACTTTATTAAGTTTAACTAGATTTATAGAAAATATTAGCAACATCTGTATCTCTAAATAATTTTAATAATTTTACTAAAAATATGTTTAAATATCTATCTAGTAATTTTAGGAGCTAATTATTCGATGTAGTGCATTCAAAACGCTTGAGAAGCACGTTCTGTTTGGTTATAACATGTAGCTCAGTCAATTGAGCAGCGATTAGTTTGATTAATCACGTGGACAGTTTATGGCCCCTTTTGTATCGTAGAGAAAATCCTTATTCTCTACTGTTTTCTCTGAAAATGTGGACAATTCGTGTAAAGAGCAGATTCACTCTACCGACACAGACAGGTTGGCCCTCGTGGCCACACACGCGATTCCTACTCCTACGTGTCCTCTCACACATGTCACTTTTCGACGCATGCTTTAACAACTCAAAATCAAACAAATCTACCGCGTGCCCATGTTACCCGTCCTTGCTAGTGGTGGTGTACAGTAACAGCCGTCACCATCAGCCCTCTATTATATCTCTATTTTATCTTTATTTTAAAATTTCATTTTATAAATAATATTATCTATAATGTGACGTCCTATATTTTACacgactaagggggtgtttggttctgtggactaaagtttagcccaggtcacatcaagcgtttgactttcaaataggagtatgaaatatagacccaaccaactgtactagattcgtctcactttttaatcttcggctgagaaattagttttataatccgactacatttaataccctgaacggaggttcaaacattcgatgtgatagaggctaaattttagcaggggcaaaccaaacacccccttatcgAAGATAACATTCAGACACGCCGGAAAATAGTTACCGGAAACCTTAAGTCGAAAGTAAGTTAATTCCGAAGCAATGAATCGTGGACGCGTAAATGGCAGTCGCTGGTTCTGCACGAAGCTTCACCTCACGGTAAAGGCGCTGGATCGATCGGCCTCGGAAGTCGGGACCCGCGCGCGAGGGGAGCGGCAGCAGGAGAGACAGATCTGGACGTTTGTTTCCGGTGGGAACACGAACAAACAGCCCAACGCATGCTTGGATTGGATGGGACCAGGCGACCAGTGAGAAGGGATTGGACGTTTGTTTCCGGTGGGAAACAGCAGCAGCACAGCGCATGCTTGGACCAAATTTATATAGAAAAAAAAAGTATATGTAAAATCATAATACAGTGTAAGTGCCATTTAAATTTCTGTGGCTTATATTTTTGAGTTTTGACTAATAAGGACGGTAATATTATACTGTGGAGCATGGTATGTCAGAGCAGCAGAGCACCTTTCAAGTGCGTGCAGAAACGAGCCAAGTATCCTATGCAACGGCGTTTTTGCTTTTTGCTGCGGCCACGGAAAAAAAACAAAAGAGCAAACGGACATCTGCCGGAGACGGAGAGGATGCAAAGGTTGTGGCAGGTGGTGGTTTAGCAGGAATTGCCGAGCCCCAGAGAGTCCTGGCGTAAACTGCTACCGCGCGGGCGCCGCACATGACACGACGACGGGCAGGAAACAACGCCTGCTCGTACTCGGATTCTTTTTACACGTAGATCTATTAAATTTATGTTCGACGACCAGACCCACTATTTTCGTATCTTAAAAAGGCTTGTTCTAACCATAAAGAGCTAATTATCAAGTGTTAGCCCGCTAATAAGGCCATGCTCTAAATCTAACAATTAGCTAACTTAttaactaactaactaactaacaATTAGCTCTACAGTTTTGGAGCCTAAGTTGTTAGCTAGGTTGAGACATCTAACAATTATTAATAGCTATTTGATGGATAAAGCTAATAATTAACTAGTTTATTAGCTGAGATGTTCTAAATCTCTAACTAGCTAGCTAGTTAATTAGCTCAGTATTAGTGGTTCGAAGTAGTGCATAAATTTATTACTTCATCCgcttcgttttagttgtcgctccagcgacaactaaaacgaaacgatGTGAGTAGTTTAATAGCGCTCACCGTTTTCCCAACCCAAAATTGTTAGACATTATAGCTAACTATGGATCTGCTTAGTTTGTGGCTAATTATGTTATATTTTACTTAAGATTAGTCAATTGAATTGAAGACAGAAAAAATTAGATAAACTATAGCAAGTTAAACAATAAACCAAACATACTCTatacttttctttctctttttgcTATGATCTTTTTCGCGCAGCGCCTCCCTCTGACCGTCCCCATGGCTGACGCGTCGCTGCCCTATAGCTCACCAAGGCCGCGGGCCACTCGCGCTCGTGCCTACCCAATTCCAAACCAAACCAAGAAAAGGCCCAATTCTTTCCTACCATGGGCACGTACGTGTTTATCCATCTGTATCTAATTCCAAACCAAGCCGAGAAAAGGCCCACGACCGTAATGCTCTACCCGTTTGCGTCCTGCGCTGCTCAACGGAGGAAAGCTCCAGCAGTCGAAGCCCGCCGCAGCCCGCATGGGACGGCCACGGGCCTAGGCCATCGGGCCCGCCACATCCGCCCACTCCCGCGTTAAACACCCGCCATCCGCCTCAGCAGCATTCGGCACTCACTTCTGAAGAATGACAGCCGTGGCCCTGGCGCTGCCCACGGACGACGACAAAGACGGCGGCCGCCGAGGCGTCGACCACTCCCCGACGGCTCCCGCGCCccctcctccgccgccgccgccccaggAGCTGGTCATGGTGGCGCGCGCCGTGCAGCGGCTCGTGGCGCGGAACGACGCGGTGGTGCCGCCGGCGCCGGACGGGCGCGGAGGAGGCCGGAGACTCGGGATGCGGGCGTTCGAGGCGgcggagggcgcggcggcgccgCGCATCGGCGTGCCCGAGTACCTGGAGCGCGTGCACCGCTACGCCGCGCTGGACCCCGAGTGCTACGTCGTGGCGTACGCCTACGTGGACATGGCCGCGCACCGCCggcccgccgccgccgtcgcgtcCAGGAACGTCCACCGCCTCCTCCTCGCGTCCCTCCTCGTCGCCTCCAAGGTTCTCGACGACTTGTGAGCGCCTTTAAATCTCTTCCTCTCGTTCTTATGTTTCCTACCAAAACCTGCACGTACGTACACGGT harbors:
- the LOC100284747 gene encoding cyclin-dependent protein kinase codes for the protein MTAVALALPTDDDKDGGRRGVDHSPTAPAPPPPPPPPQELVMVARAVQRLVARNDAVVPPAPDGRGGGRRLGMRAFEAAEGAAAPRIGVPEYLERVHRYAALDPECYVVAYAYVDMAAHRRPAAAVASRNVHRLLLASLLVASKVLDDFHHSNAFFARVGGVSNAEMNRLELELLDVLDFAVAVDHRVYRRYREHLEKETTLMMLRRDDGHGPPVPVPGSGAAPTKSRTAASSVVKPPLTEDRRRPAEAGDADGGGEHDDRRKLPNSATAAASLRELWAFDY